Proteins from a genomic interval of Streptomyces sp. NBC_00820:
- a CDS encoding MBL fold metallo-hydrolase: protein MKLTKKSHACVRLEKNGRTLVVDPGAFSEEDAAVGADVILVTHEHADHFDESRLRAAMEADPGAEIWTLRSVAEKISAAFPGRVHTVGHGDTFTAAGFDVQVHGELHAVIHPDIPRITNVGYLIDGGRVFHPGDALTVPDGPVQTLMLPVMAPWNKISEVIDYVREVKPRRAYDIHDALLTDLARPIYDNQIGALGGAEHLRLTPGASAEL from the coding sequence ATGAAGCTCACCAAGAAGTCGCATGCCTGTGTCCGGCTGGAGAAGAACGGGCGGACGCTTGTCGTGGATCCGGGTGCCTTCAGTGAGGAGGACGCCGCGGTCGGCGCGGACGTCATCCTGGTCACGCACGAGCACGCGGACCACTTCGACGAGAGCCGGCTGCGGGCCGCCATGGAGGCTGACCCGGGTGCCGAGATCTGGACCCTGAGGTCGGTCGCGGAGAAGATCTCCGCGGCCTTCCCCGGGCGTGTGCACACCGTCGGCCACGGCGACACCTTCACCGCCGCGGGCTTCGACGTCCAGGTCCACGGCGAGCTGCACGCGGTGATCCACCCGGACATCCCGCGCATCACCAACGTCGGCTATCTGATCGACGGCGGCCGCGTCTTCCACCCCGGCGACGCCCTCACCGTCCCCGACGGGCCGGTTCAGACGCTGATGCTGCCGGTCATGGCCCCGTGGAACAAGATCTCCGAGGTCATCGACTACGTCCGTGAGGTGAAGCCGCGGCGCGCGTACGACATCCACGATGCCCTCCTCACCGACCTCGCCCGCCCGATCTACGACAACCAGATCGGCGCCCTCGGCGGGGCCGAACACCTGCGGCTCACCCCTGGGGCGTCGGCCGAGCTGTGA